DNA from Chitinophaga pendula:
AACTGAATATCTTCGATGCCCACAGCGATACCTTCCAGCAAATACGGGAAATGCTCACAGCAACCGATATCAACCGCCTGACACCAGTAGAAGCATTGCTGAAACTGAACGAGATCAAAGAACTGTTGAAATAACCTTTATCTAACTCATTATACAAAAAGGCGGACCATTGCCGGTCCGCCTTTTTATTTTTCCTGGTACTATCTGCACAAATGACTAAACACAAGTTGGATAATCTGCACATCTATCCTCCACAAATACCTGCCAGCCAGCAAGTTGCATCTTTACACATTCATCATCTTATTGATTACCAACCCATTGCAAACTGTTTGTATAAGCAAGGTATAAGCGTTGTATAAGCGTTGTATAAGCGTTGTATAAGTATCCTATAGCTCTCCTGTATCATTCGTATAGCATTCGTATAAGGAACCACACAAAAAAAGGGCTGACCAGTTTATTGGTCAGCCCCTTGATATCACACAATATGTTTACACTATTTTTCGTCGAGCACATACTTATCCAGGGACTTATACCCCGTAGTCAGTTGCTCATCGACGACATACACCTTGGGTAAGGTGACACAAATAGTGTGGCAGCGCTCTTTACATTCCTGCAACAGATAAACAGGTTGATAAATGATTGTCGCTAACATTAGATTGCTCTTTAAATACAATAAGGTGACATGCTATTTTTCAACGGGTTACTATACACGTACAGAGGGAAGCACAAAGGGAAAACGAACCATGTAACATCCATATGAACATCTCCTCAATCCACGAAGCGTTGTTCAATACAAAAGAGGCAGGTCTCCTGACTTGTAACCAGCTGGCCATCCTTCCCGCTTTTAAAGCAGTGGCATATTAAGACCGCGGGTTTTGCAGGGGTGTGGAAAAAAACCGGGGCTGGCCAGTTGGCCAACCCCGGGTCGTCGGTAGATATAAAATCTGATATTATCTCTTATCCCACCATACACGGCCATTGTTAATATCCTCGATACCACTTCCATATTCACCGGTCTGCTGCATTTCCTTTACAGCAGCTTCAAAGTTAGGACGGTTCTCGATATTCGGCAGCGGCAGTGACCAGCGGCGGGGCACATTCACTTTGATTCCATTAGTATAGAATGGCTCAAAAGCAAGCACCTGACCACCTTCTTTAGGATAACCCGTACGTTTGTACGTACCCCATGCCTCATGTGGCATCTTGAACAGGTTGATCAGCTCCTGTACACCTATTTTCTCCAGCATATTGTCAGTAGAACCACTCAGCTGATTTACAGGTTTCGCCAGGTACGCCTGGATCTCCTGGTCGTTTACCGCCTCGTAGTCTTTTACCTTCGCAATAGCAGCCATTCTATCATAAGACTTGACAGAAGCAGTCACCCCTTTGTTGAACCATCCTTGTGCATCCTGTGCAATGATACCGCGAACAGACAACTCCGACATCATAAAGCACAATTCAGCATAAGTCAGGATAGGCTGCGTATACTGTCCACCACTGATGTTGTCCTTACTCAGGTCAAACAACCTTTTCTGCAGCGGAGAAAGGGTATCGAAACGAACAGTCAGGTCTTTGCCGTCTACTTTCACTTTGTATTCCTTGGTAGCATACAGCGGGGCGTTAGCAGCTACCTGGCGGGCATCCGGACTGGCAGGCAACCCTACGTACTGACGAGGATTGTATACCGTGCTGGCCGGTAATATACCCAGCTTCTTCAAGCTATCGATCGTTTTCTGTGTATATTGATTTTTCTGGAAGAACAAGCGGATACGTGGATCACCATTATCATACATGAAATCGATCATATTTTTGGCAGCAACCATCGGACTGCCATCCACATTCCAGTTACCATCATTGGCAAACGAGTTTTCCGCTGCGATAAATTTCCACTCCTCTTCAACGGCAGTGAACAAACCAGCTGGACTGGCGATCACTTCCTGCGCGATTGCCCGCACTTTTTCCTGATCACGTTTCAACAGGCGCATCGCTATCTTAAGACGTAATACGTTAGCTGCTTTCGCCCATTTACCACGGTTACCGCTGTAGAAAATATCGCCGCCGCCGTAAGTAGCCTGGTTAGGCAGATCCTGGGCAAGCAGACCAATAGCATCTTTCAGCTCTTTATCCCAGGTGGCGAACAAAGCGGCCTGGTTGTCATATTTGGGCGTAAATAGGCCATCCTTTGCTTTCCAACCCTCCGTGTATACAATGCTACCGTTAGCATCCGCTACTCGCCATGCCGCATATACTTTGATCACAGTAGCGATAGATACAACATGCTGATAGCGGGTCCGCTGCGCTTCAGGCATGGCAGCCACAAGTCGCTGGATCTCGGAGAGGTTACGGCCGATCGCTTTTTCACCATCGCCGTAAAGTGCCTTATAAAAACTATTGGTATTCGTAGGGCTGAACAGGCCGCCGGTGCTGGCCGTAGGCGTAGCAGTAGCAAACTGTGTCCAGCGCATCAGGTATTGATAGTTGTCGTAAAACCACTCGAAGTCACGGTCCACCACTGATTTGACAGCAGAAGTGATAAGCAGCTCCGGCGGTACGTTATCACTTACATCCGGGCGTGTATTCAGTTCTTCGAAGTCTTTTGTACAGGCGCTTAGCGTAAATGCCAGTGCCAGTGTTCCTATTCCGAATTTATTTATAAGTTTCATGTGGTCAAGTTTAAATGTTCGACTGCATATTTAGAATCCTACCTGTACGGTGAATGCCATGTTACGAACAAACGGTACAGCACCGTATTCGGAGAATGCGGAAGTACTGTTGTTACGGATACTTTCCGGATTCAGGCGATCAGGCAGGTTGTTGTAGAGATATCCGAGGTTACGGCCTACCAGCATTACACGCAGGCTGTTCATTTTCCAGCGCTGGGTCACGTTGGAAGGAAGCGTATATCCCAGGGATACTTCCCGCAGTGCTACATAAGAAGCATCGAAAACAGAAGTGGAACGGATACCGATACCCCAGTCGCCCTGCATACCGTAGTAGCCATAAGGTGTCATAGGTGTCACATATCCTTTATCATAGGCTTCACGATAAGTCATACCGCCCAGGTTGATCTCCTGACCATTTTTGCTGATCTTATAACCATCCTGGAACACACCATCGGGAATCATACCGTCGTCGCGGGTCTTGCCGTTCGCATCAGTATAAGTAATACCGCCGTTAGCAGCATCACGGCCATGCATCGTGCTTTCAACAGTACCACGGCCAGTACCGAACTGGTGAGAAGCAGAGAAGATATCACCACCAATACGGGCCTGTACCAGGAAGCCCAGTGACCAGTTCTTATAAGTGAAGTTATTGCTGAGACCCAGGTTGAAATCAGGTGTAATGTTACCGACTACCTGGTAGCCACGGTTGTACTTGTACGGCAGCTCAGAACCGGTAGCAGAGATAACAGGCTTACCATTGTTCGGGTGAGCAACAGGATTACCGCTGGCATCTTTAGCCTGGTAAGGCGTGAAGCCATAGTCCGTTACGATCACACCATATGCCTGTCCCACAGCAGCGAGCACCCGTACATCCTGGTCGTTATTCAGTTCGATCTGGTTGACGCCCGGCGCCAGGGATTTGATCTTGTTCCTGTTACGGCTACCATTCAGGGTAATGTCCCAGGTAAAGTTCTTATGCTGTATGGCAGAAGCGTTGATCGCAACCTCAATACCAGTGTTCTGCATACTACCAGCGTTGATATAACGCTCTTTCACCCCAGTTTCCATAGAGGTAGGCAGCTTGATGATCTGGTTGGTAATGTTGGATTTGTACCAGGCCACATCAATACCGATACGGTTGTTGAAGAAACGGATATCCGCACCTACTTCAAAGCTCCTGGAAATAGAAGGTTTGAGGTGCAGGTTAGGCAGCGTGTTCTGGTTGAACATGTTGATCTGCGGCAATCCTTGACCGGTAGAAGAGCTGTTCCAGAATCCTTCCGTGAGGTAACCGGGATTGATCTCGAACGGATCAGTGTCGCCACCTACCATCGCATAAGATGCTCTCAGTTTACCATAGCTGATAAAAGAAGGTATGCTGTTCTTCAGGGACTGGGTAAATTCCCAGGCACCACTGAAGGATGGATAGAAGTAAGAGTTAGTACCCGTACCGTTCTTATAGGTCAAAGCAGAAGACCAGTCGTTACGGCCGGTGATATCCAGGAAGAACGCGTTCTTATAAGCCAGACTGGCAGCAAAGAAAGCCGAGTTGATGCGTTTGCGCAGCAGGGGCGTCTCTTTGGATACCGGGTTGTTCACGCTATTGCTGATAGCGAACATCTTAGGGATGCGCAAGCCGCCCTGTGTACGGTTCTCCATTTGAGTACCAATACCGCTGTTCCAGGTTTCCACACCCAGGTTCAGGCTACCTTCAAATTCACCACCCAGTTTAGGCGTGAGCATAGCCATACCCGTGAAGGTATGCTGCGAGCGGTTAACCGTCTGAAGGGCGAAAAGACCATCAGGACCGGAGAAGTTAGCAAGCGTACCTACTTCTTTTCTCCTGTCAGTATTCTGTTCGTTACTGAAGTTGCCTTTCACAATAAACTTTAACCAGTCAGTAGTGGTAGCAGTCAGTGCGAGATTGGCAGAAAGAAGACGTTCGTCACGTTCCCAGGTATAGTTCTTCAGCGCAAACCAGTAGTCAGCACCTGGGTTCTGCGCGAGGTCCGCACGGGCATTGGCAGGTGTGAGGTATCGTTTCTCCCAGTAGTCGGGATCATAGTTACGTGGGAATACATATATCCATTTACGGCCAATGTTCAGGTTAGTATAGTCACCACCCTGACGGTTAGGATTACGCGCAATACTGGTAGCATAGTTAACACCACCGTCCAGGCTGAACACCTTGGATATTTGCGCAGTAGATTTCAACGCAAAGGAGTTACGGCTGAATTTATTGTCAGGCGATACACTGTTGTTATCCAGGCGGGAATAAGAAAAGCGGAAAGTTGCTTTGTCATTACCACCTTCCATGGATACGTTGGTGTTGAAGTATTTACCCAGCTGGTATCCATCCAGTGCATTGCTGGATTTGGGAGAGTAGGCTACTTCTTCTCCATTAGGGAGTTTCACCATTTTACCATCCATTTTAGGACCGAAGCTAAGACCACCTACCCAATCCAGTTCGTTAGTGGTATTAGGTTTGAAAGTACCGAAACGACCAGCGCCGTAGCTGTTCTGCAAAGCGATAGGCTGACGGTAGGCATGTTCGAACTGTACGGTCTGGCTGAGGTTTACACCTAGCCCTTTACGGGTAGTTCCTTTTTTGGTGGTGATGAGTATCGCCCCATTGATGGCACGGGAGCCATACAAAGCGGTAGCAGCAGCGCCTTTCAGTACAGTTACAGATTCAAAGTCGTCCGGGTTGAAGTTTTTAAGTACGTTACCGAAGTTCACATCGGCAGCACTTACTTCGTTCTCAAATATGACCCCGTCTATTACGAAGATAGGCTGGTCCTTACCATTGAGGGATTTGGCGCCACGCAGTACGATCCTGTTGGCTGCCTGCGGGCCACCAGCAGCACCGGAGATATCCACACCCGCTACTTTGCCCTGGAGGGCCGCTACGGGGTTGATAGAGTTGGTCTTTGCCACTTCCGCACCTTTCAGCTCAGTAACAGCATATCCCAGTTTACGCTGTTCGCGTTTAATACCCAATGCAGTCACAACAACTTCATTGAGATTCTTTTTGTCTTCCAGCAGTGTGACGTTAACGGTGCTTTGACCGTTTACCGGAATTTCCTGCATTACATATCCTACAAAGGATAGTACTAAAGTGGCGTTAGGTGCTACAGATACCTTGTAAGTACCTTCTGCTGTGGTCATGGCGCCGTTGGCGGTGCCTTTCTCTTTAACGGTTACGCCCGGTAACGGTGTACCTTTTTCATCTTTTACAATACCTGCAACAACTGTTTTGTTTTGAGCAAGCGCAGTGATACAGCAGCAAAAGTATAGGAGCGTGAATAGAAGAAGTGATCTTCGTAAAGTTCGCATGGCTACCTGTCGATTTTAGTTATAGATGGTTGTTATATCATTGTTCATACCGTGGCATGGTGTACCGCGTCCTGTATACTTGCTAAAGCAGCATATTATTATAAGATCCGGTTTGATAAGGCGATCTGTCCCCTCCGCCTGTGAAATAATAATTGATCTAACAAATTCGAAAAACACTAGTTATAAAACGTTTTAGCAACGTTTACTAAAAAAACCTGTTAACAGGTATCGTACACACACTGTTGCTAACAGGAAGCTAATTCATCATTGAAAACGGGGCCAAACATAGAAAATATTATGCTAGCTGCAAAAAAGATTTAACATTTTGTTGATTATTGTTTAACAACGCGGTAACAGCCCAGCAACTGGCAGGAAGGAAATGTTAAAAAAACATCAGGAAAGTCGGCGACAGCGATCATCATGCAGGGAGTGTAAATGGTCGATACAACCGACAAATCAACACACAATAGAGATCACGAAGATGGATATGGATAGCAAAATAACACCAGTAAAAATAGGGGCCGCAGTGTCCTCTTTTCGAGAACGTTCCCGCTGTATAAATGGCAAACGCCACCGGAACTGATCCGGTGGCGTTTTATACAAAATGTGTTTATCCGCGTATTACTGTTCGACGCTGACTTTCTTACCTACGGAAGATTGTCTGATCTCCAGTGCCGGTGAGAGTACCAGCTGTTGTGGTTCAGCAGAAGGCTGGTTCAGTTCTTTCATCAGTACGTTCACGATCTGTCGCCCTATTTCTTCGATAGGCTGCGCAACACAGGTGATGGAAGGACTAAGCAACCGGAACAGGTCATGATCATCAAAGCTCACGATCCCCAGGTCTTTACCGATCGTGAGGCCCAGCGAGCGGATGCTTTCGATCCCGCAGATACCCAGGTAGTTGGTGGCGAAAAATACGGCATCCAGTTCCGGTGTCGTTTGCAGGTACTTAGTGATCTCCCGCGTAAAGCCGATCCTGTCCATTTCGAAAGGCAGGCGTTTGACCATGTTCTTGTTATAGGGTACCTCCGCTTCTTTCAGTGCAGCCACAAAACCATCCAGGCGTTCGCGCATCTGGATCTGATCCGACGTAGTCGTAATAATAGCGATATTTTTGTACCCTTGTGCGAGCAGGTGTTTGGTAGCAGTAAAGGCGCCACCATAGTTGTCTACTACCACGTAGTGAGAATTGATGTTAGGGTAGTAGCGGTCCATCAACACGACAGGTTTGCGCGCAATTCCCAGTAACGCGATCTCCTTTTCGAGACTCTTGGTCGGCGTGATAATGTAGCCGTCTACCTGCCTGTATTTGAGTACTTCGAGCAGGCCTTTGGCTTTTTCCGCGTTGTCTTCTGTGCTACCATACAGTACTTTGTATCCGAATTTATCGGCTTCTTCCTCCACTACTTTTGCTACACTGGCGAAGAAGTTGTTGGCGATGTCTTCGACAATAAGGCCAATGGTCTTGGTCTTGCCGGTACGGAGGCCTCTGGCGAGTTGATTAGGTTTGTATTTCAGCTTGCTGGCAATCTTCAGTATTTTTTTGCTGACCTGCTCGCTGATCCTTTTCTCTCTGGCTTTACCGTTGAGCACAAATGACACAGTGGTTGGTGATACCCCTGCCTGACGGGCAATATCTTTGATGGATATACCTTTCATTAGAAAAAACTTATTTACTTCAATGTTAATAGAGTGTTTGAAATCAACCGGCAGCCGCATGAGGTTCTGTTATGTCGCTGATGTAGGATGCAGGCTGAGCGAGCTGATTTCGTCAGATATTTCAGTATATTCGAGTAGCCATCAATACGTAAAGGAGCCAGATCAGTTGGTTGTTCTGTAGCTGTTGGTCTTGGTGGCAATTGCAACTATGCTATGCTTAATCGATTTAGCCAAGTGTAAGATACAAAAATCCTATTTTCCAAATACTTTTTTTTGTGTACCCTATATTACCTGCCATGGGATATTTTCCTGCAGTCCAATAAATTATTTGTCCCGAGGATCATTAAAATGATATTTTTTTAACCAAATTTTAATAATTTGGCAACAATCATAGGAAACATACCCTACACGGGAGTCATTAGAGAGTTATCAAAGCCAGTCAAAATCTTATACTGAATGAAACCCATCCTTATTAAAGTTGGGGCTTTTGCCGATAATCAGATCACTATTATTGAGCGATGCGATCCACATTTCAACACACCCTTTCATTTTCATCCGGAGTGTGAGCTCGTTTACGTGACAGAAAGCCACGGTAAACGCATAGTCGGTGACAGTATTGAAAGCTTTGAGGTCGGCGACATGGTATTCCTGGGGCCACATATACCACATGTATGGTATAATGACGAGGCCTATTACCAGGGAAGTGAACAATTGAAAGCACGGTCCGTAGTCATCTATTTTCCCAAAGACATTTTCGGGGAGAAGTTCTACGGCTTGCCGGAAACCAAAGCATTGACCGAACTTTTCCACCGCGCACAGCGGGGCATGAAGATCATCGGGGATACACATGAAATGCTGAAAGACGAAATCCTGCAATTGCCACAGAAGGATGGACTGGACCGGATCATCTCCCTCCTCCACATCCTGAAGACACTGTCCGAGACCAAGGATTGTTATTTCCTGGCCAGCACCGGTTATTCCCATGCCTACAACGTGAAGGACAACCACAAGATCGACGAGGTGTTTAAGTACGTCATGAACAATTTCTCCAAGGAGATATCCCTGCAGGATGTCGCCAGCATTACTAACCTGTCACCGCAGTCCTTCTGCCGCTTCTTTAAGAACCGTACCAAAAAGTCCTTCGTGCAGTTCCTGAATGAAGTGCGTATCGGGCATGCCTGTAAACGGTTGACAGAGGAAGACTGGTCGATTGCAGAAATCGCTTATTCCTGTGGATTTAAGAACCTGTCGAACTTCAACCGCTTTTTCAAGGAGATCGTCGGCAAGACACCAAAGGAATATAAGAACGAATTACGGATGAAAGAAGCATAGCAAGGGTTAAAATACTGTCATTCTGCGGAGTATATGAGCAAATAAGATGTGCAACTCCACTTATTCTCCAGTCAAAAATATAGGTTTACGATTTTATCGATGGCTAAAAAGCATTTTTCCGGAGGGCATTCTCTTTCGGAACAGGGGAATTTTTTGCTGTTAAAATCCCGCGAGCAAGAAAAATAACGACATATAATAGCGGAAACTCACATTACTTTTTTTTTACCTAAAATACATAGCATATTCTCTATCAATACCTAAAGAAATATGTGATGTTTCTGTTAAAATTATTTGTGCATTTTCGAAACAATATCCTTAATTTACCTTCCTGCTATTTTATCAACCAAGATTTTTTCGCCTGTAGTTTTAGTTATACTCATGTACAGCAGTTA
Protein-coding regions in this window:
- a CDS encoding SusD/RagB family nutrient-binding outer membrane lipoprotein; protein product: MKLINKFGIGTLALAFTLSACTKDFEELNTRPDVSDNVPPELLITSAVKSVVDRDFEWFYDNYQYLMRWTQFATATPTASTGGLFSPTNTNSFYKALYGDGEKAIGRNLSEIQRLVAAMPEAQRTRYQHVVSIATVIKVYAAWRVADANGSIVYTEGWKAKDGLFTPKYDNQAALFATWDKELKDAIGLLAQDLPNQATYGGGDIFYSGNRGKWAKAANVLRLKIAMRLLKRDQEKVRAIAQEVIASPAGLFTAVEEEWKFIAAENSFANDGNWNVDGSPMVAAKNMIDFMYDNGDPRIRLFFQKNQYTQKTIDSLKKLGILPASTVYNPRQYVGLPASPDARQVAANAPLYATKEYKVKVDGKDLTVRFDTLSPLQKRLFDLSKDNISGGQYTQPILTYAELCFMMSELSVRGIIAQDAQGWFNKGVTASVKSYDRMAAIAKVKDYEAVNDQEIQAYLAKPVNQLSGSTDNMLEKIGVQELINLFKMPHEAWGTYKRTGYPKEGGQVLAFEPFYTNGIKVNVPRRWSLPLPNIENRPNFEAAVKEMQQTGEYGSGIEDINNGRVWWDKR
- a CDS encoding SusC/RagA family TonB-linked outer membrane protein, with the protein product MRTLRRSLLLFTLLYFCCCITALAQNKTVVAGIVKDEKGTPLPGVTVKEKGTANGAMTTAEGTYKVSVAPNATLVLSFVGYVMQEIPVNGQSTVNVTLLEDKKNLNEVVVTALGIKREQRKLGYAVTELKGAEVAKTNSINPVAALQGKVAGVDISGAAGGPQAANRIVLRGAKSLNGKDQPIFVIDGVIFENEVSAADVNFGNVLKNFNPDDFESVTVLKGAAATALYGSRAINGAILITTKKGTTRKGLGVNLSQTVQFEHAYRQPIALQNSYGAGRFGTFKPNTTNELDWVGGLSFGPKMDGKMVKLPNGEEVAYSPKSSNALDGYQLGKYFNTNVSMEGGNDKATFRFSYSRLDNNSVSPDNKFSRNSFALKSTAQISKVFSLDGGVNYATSIARNPNRQGGDYTNLNIGRKWIYVFPRNYDPDYWEKRYLTPANARADLAQNPGADYWFALKNYTWERDERLLSANLALTATTTDWLKFIVKGNFSNEQNTDRRKEVGTLANFSGPDGLFALQTVNRSQHTFTGMAMLTPKLGGEFEGSLNLGVETWNSGIGTQMENRTQGGLRIPKMFAISNSVNNPVSKETPLLRKRINSAFFAASLAYKNAFFLDITGRNDWSSALTYKNGTGTNSYFYPSFSGAWEFTQSLKNSIPSFISYGKLRASYAMVGGDTDPFEINPGYLTEGFWNSSSTGQGLPQINMFNQNTLPNLHLKPSISRSFEVGADIRFFNNRIGIDVAWYKSNITNQIIKLPTSMETGVKERYINAGSMQNTGIEVAINASAIQHKNFTWDITLNGSRNRNKIKSLAPGVNQIELNNDQDVRVLAAVGQAYGVIVTDYGFTPYQAKDASGNPVAHPNNGKPVISATGSELPYKYNRGYQVVGNITPDFNLGLSNNFTYKNWSLGFLVQARIGGDIFSASHQFGTGRGTVESTMHGRDAANGGITYTDANGKTRDDGMIPDGVFQDGYKISKNGQEINLGGMTYREAYDKGYVTPMTPYGYYGMQGDWGIGIRSTSVFDASYVALREVSLGYTLPSNVTQRWKMNSLRVMLVGRNLGYLYNNLPDRLNPESIRNNSTSAFSEYGAVPFVRNMAFTVQVGF
- a CDS encoding LacI family DNA-binding transcriptional regulator — protein: MKGISIKDIARQAGVSPTTVSFVLNGKAREKRISEQVSKKILKIASKLKYKPNQLARGLRTGKTKTIGLIVEDIANNFFASVAKVVEEEADKFGYKVLYGSTEDNAEKAKGLLEVLKYRQVDGYIITPTKSLEKEIALLGIARKPVVLMDRYYPNINSHYVVVDNYGGAFTATKHLLAQGYKNIAIITTTSDQIQMRERLDGFVAALKEAEVPYNKNMVKRLPFEMDRIGFTREITKYLQTTPELDAVFFATNYLGICGIESIRSLGLTIGKDLGIVSFDDHDLFRLLSPSITCVAQPIEEIGRQIVNVLMKELNQPSAEPQQLVLSPALEIRQSSVGKKVSVEQ
- a CDS encoding AraC family transcriptional regulator codes for the protein MKPILIKVGAFADNQITIIERCDPHFNTPFHFHPECELVYVTESHGKRIVGDSIESFEVGDMVFLGPHIPHVWYNDEAYYQGSEQLKARSVVIYFPKDIFGEKFYGLPETKALTELFHRAQRGMKIIGDTHEMLKDEILQLPQKDGLDRIISLLHILKTLSETKDCYFLASTGYSHAYNVKDNHKIDEVFKYVMNNFSKEISLQDVASITNLSPQSFCRFFKNRTKKSFVQFLNEVRIGHACKRLTEEDWSIAEIAYSCGFKNLSNFNRFFKEIVGKTPKEYKNELRMKEA